The following proteins are encoded in a genomic region of Rhizobium sp. CCGE531:
- a CDS encoding SRPBCC family protein: MPNTIRLHRVLATSPEKVYRAFIEADALAKWLPPNGFACTVHHLEPSVGGTFRMSFRNFTTGDSHAFGGDFRELIPGELVRYTDKFDDPNLPGEMEVTVTLKKVLVGTEVNITQAGIPDVIPPEACYLGWQESLINLAKLVEPEITQ; this comes from the coding sequence ATGCCGAATACCATACGCCTGCACCGCGTCCTGGCAACCAGCCCGGAAAAGGTCTATCGCGCATTCATCGAGGCGGATGCGCTTGCCAAGTGGCTGCCGCCAAACGGCTTTGCCTGCACCGTGCATCATTTGGAGCCGAGCGTTGGCGGTACGTTCAGAATGTCCTTCCGCAACTTCACGACGGGCGACAGCCATGCCTTCGGCGGCGATTTCCGCGAGCTTATTCCGGGCGAACTGGTGCGCTACACCGACAAGTTCGACGATCCGAACCTGCCGGGCGAAATGGAAGTGACCGTGACCTTGAAGAAGGTCCTGGTCGGGACCGAGGTGAATATTACCCAGGCAGGCATTCCGGATGTCATCCCGCCAGAGGCTTGCTATCTCGGCTGGCAGGAATCGCTGATCAATCTGGCAAAGCTAGTCGAACCCGAGATTACGCAGTAA
- a CDS encoding MBL fold metallo-hydrolase, with the protein MTSSPGSNKKRNPYYQGPVSDHFDGQRFFNPGGVEPGSAFDLLRWQFGGGRVRWPNPVISAFPPARPDRHVFGEQMRVTMVGHASMLVQIAGLNILTDPVWSERVSPFRSVGPKRVVPPGIRFEDLPHIDLVLVTHNHYDHLDLVTLARLHQAHRPKIVTPLGNDTIIRRIVPDADITVVDWGDRIAVKADVTIDVEPCHHWSARGMGDQRMALWAAFVLATPAGKIYHIGDTGFHDGINYEAAARKHGGFRLAILPFGAYEPRWFMKGQHQNPEEAVKGMKLCNAAYVAGHHFATFQLTDEGIDAPVQALDAALKAEGMEPDRFRPLRAGEVFDVPVA; encoded by the coding sequence ATGACGAGCTCACCCGGCTCCAACAAGAAGCGCAATCCTTATTATCAGGGTCCGGTTTCCGATCATTTCGACGGTCAGCGCTTCTTCAATCCCGGCGGCGTCGAGCCGGGCAGTGCATTCGACCTTTTGCGCTGGCAGTTCGGCGGCGGCCGGGTGCGCTGGCCCAATCCTGTCATCAGCGCCTTTCCTCCGGCAAGGCCCGACCGGCATGTGTTCGGCGAGCAGATGCGGGTGACCATGGTCGGGCATGCGTCGATGCTGGTGCAGATTGCCGGGCTGAACATTCTGACGGATCCGGTCTGGTCGGAACGGGTCAGTCCGTTCAGATCCGTCGGGCCGAAGCGCGTGGTGCCGCCCGGCATCCGCTTCGAGGACCTGCCGCATATCGACCTCGTACTGGTAACGCATAATCACTACGACCACCTCGATCTGGTCACGCTTGCGCGCCTGCATCAGGCGCATCGGCCAAAGATCGTGACGCCGCTCGGCAACGACACGATCATCCGCCGCATCGTTCCCGACGCCGACATCACTGTGGTCGATTGGGGTGATCGCATCGCCGTCAAGGCTGATGTGACCATCGATGTCGAGCCTTGTCATCACTGGTCGGCGCGAGGGATGGGCGACCAGCGCATGGCGCTGTGGGCCGCATTCGTGCTGGCGACGCCGGCGGGCAAAATCTATCATATCGGCGACACCGGCTTTCACGATGGCATCAATTATGAGGCGGCCGCCCGCAAGCATGGCGGCTTCCGCCTCGCGATCCTGCCCTTCGGCGCCTACGAGCCGCGCTGGTTCATGAAGGGCCAGCACCAGAATCCGGAAGAAGCGGTCAAGGGCATGAAGCTCTGCAACGCCGCCTATGTCGCCGGGCATCACTTCGCGACGTTCCAGCTGACGGACGAGGGCATCGATGCGCCAGTCCAGGCGCTGGATGCAGCGCTGAAGGCCGAAGGCATGGAGCCGGATCGGTTTCGACCGCTCCGGGCAGGGGAAGTTTTTGACGTGCCGGTTGCTTGA
- the ffh gene encoding signal recognition particle protein, which produces MFENLQDRLGSILNGLTGRGALSEADVSAALREVRRALLEADVALDVVRSFTDRVREKAVGAGILKSIKPGQMVVKIVHDELIEMLGGEGVGIDLNAPAPVVVMMVGLQGSGKTTTSAKIASRLTSRDRKKVLMASLDTRRPAAQEQLRQLGVQTGVDTLPVISGQSPTDIAARAVQAAKLGGHDVVILDTAGRTHIDEPLMVEMADIKKKSNPHEILLVADSLTGQDAVNLARNFDERVGITGLVLTRMDGDGRGGAALSMRAVTGKPIKLIGVGEKMGELEEFHPRRIADRILGMGDIVSLVEKAAENIDAEKAAAMAAKMAKGKFDLNDLADQLGQMQKMGGMGGIMGMMPGMGGMKDKMAAAGLNDKLFGRQIAIISSMTKAERANPDLLKHSRKKRIAAGSGSDASDINKLLKMHRQMADMMKMMGGKGKGGMMKQLMGGLAGKMGLGGGMGGMPDLSNMDPKQLEALQKQAEAAGLGRPGGMPGLGGGGLPGLGGAKLPGLGGGFPGLPGLPKKK; this is translated from the coding sequence ATGTTTGAGAACCTCCAGGACCGTCTTGGTTCCATTCTGAATGGACTGACAGGCCGCGGCGCGCTTTCGGAAGCCGATGTTTCCGCAGCACTTCGCGAGGTTCGCCGCGCGCTTTTGGAAGCCGACGTGGCGCTGGATGTCGTTCGCTCCTTTACCGACCGCGTCCGCGAAAAGGCTGTCGGCGCAGGGATCCTGAAGTCGATCAAGCCCGGCCAGATGGTCGTCAAGATCGTCCATGACGAGCTGATCGAAATGCTCGGCGGCGAAGGCGTGGGCATAGACCTCAACGCGCCGGCCCCGGTCGTCGTCATGATGGTCGGTCTGCAGGGCTCCGGTAAGACCACCACATCAGCCAAGATCGCCAGCCGCCTGACCAGCCGCGACCGCAAGAAGGTCCTGATGGCCTCGCTCGACACGCGCCGCCCGGCAGCACAGGAGCAATTGCGCCAGCTCGGCGTGCAGACGGGCGTCGATACGCTGCCGGTCATATCAGGCCAGTCCCCGACCGATATCGCCGCGCGCGCCGTGCAGGCCGCCAAGCTCGGCGGCCATGACGTCGTCATCCTCGACACCGCCGGCCGTACGCATATCGACGAGCCGCTTATGGTCGAGATGGCGGATATCAAGAAGAAGTCCAACCCGCATGAAATCCTGCTGGTCGCGGATAGCTTGACCGGTCAGGACGCCGTCAACCTCGCCCGCAATTTCGACGAGCGCGTCGGGATCACCGGCCTCGTGCTGACCCGCATGGACGGCGACGGCCGCGGCGGTGCAGCCCTTTCGATGCGCGCCGTCACAGGCAAGCCGATCAAGCTGATCGGTGTCGGCGAAAAGATGGGCGAGCTGGAAGAATTCCATCCCCGCCGTATCGCCGACCGCATCCTCGGCATGGGCGACATCGTCTCGCTGGTCGAAAAGGCGGCTGAGAACATCGACGCCGAAAAGGCGGCCGCCATGGCCGCCAAGATGGCCAAGGGCAAGTTCGATCTGAACGACCTTGCCGACCAGCTCGGCCAGATGCAGAAGATGGGCGGCATGGGCGGCATCATGGGTATGATGCCCGGCATGGGTGGCATGAAGGACAAGATGGCCGCCGCTGGCCTGAACGACAAGCTTTTCGGCCGCCAGATCGCCATCATCTCCTCGATGACCAAGGCAGAGCGCGCCAATCCGGACCTCTTGAAACATTCCCGCAAGAAGCGCATCGCCGCCGGCTCCGGCTCCGACGCCTCCGACATCAACAAGCTTCTGAAGATGCACCGCCAGATGGCGGACATGATGAAGATGATGGGCGGCAAGGGCAAAGGCGGCATGATGAAGCAGCTGATGGGCGGCCTTGCCGGCAAGATGGGCCTCGGCGGCGGTATGGGCGGCATGCCCGACCTGTCGAATATGGACCCCAAGCAGCTCGAAGCCCTGCAGAAGCAGGCCGAAGCCGCAGGCCTCGGCCGTCCCGGCGGCATGCCCGGCCTTGGCGGCGGTGGATTGCCGGGCCTGGGCGGCGCCAAGCTGCCCGGCCTCGGCGGTGGTTTCCCGGGACTTCCCGGTTTGCCGAAGAAGAAGTGA
- a CDS encoding chorismate mutase: MIDPDIKAQLGNYRQSIDNIDAALVHMLAERFRCTKEVGVLKAKYDLPPADPAREEFQIERLRRLAKDANLDPDFAEKFLNFVIKEVIRHHEQIAADFKG; this comes from the coding sequence ATGATTGATCCAGACATCAAAGCCCAATTGGGCAACTATCGCCAGTCGATCGACAATATCGATGCCGCACTGGTGCACATGCTGGCCGAACGCTTCCGCTGCACCAAAGAGGTCGGCGTGCTGAAGGCCAAGTACGACCTGCCGCCGGCCGATCCGGCGCGCGAGGAATTTCAGATCGAACGCCTGCGCCGCCTGGCAAAGGACGCAAATCTGGACCCGGATTTCGCCGAGAAGTTCCTGAACTTCGTCATCAAGGAAGTCATCCGGCATCATGAACAGATCGCTGCCGATTTCAAAGGGTAA
- the rpsP gene encoding 30S ribosomal protein S16, whose translation MALKIRLARGGSKKRPYYHVVIADARSPRDGRFLEKVGSWNPMLAKDDAKRVELDADRIKHWLDNGAQPTDRVLRFLAEAGVTTRDAKSNPEKAKPGKKAQERAAEKAQKAADAAAAASE comes from the coding sequence ATGGCACTGAAAATTCGTCTCGCCCGCGGTGGCTCCAAGAAGCGCCCGTACTACCACGTTGTTATCGCCGACGCCCGCTCGCCGCGCGACGGCCGCTTCCTGGAGAAGGTTGGTTCCTGGAACCCGATGCTCGCCAAGGACGATGCCAAGCGCGTTGAACTCGACGCCGACCGCATCAAGCATTGGCTCGACAACGGCGCCCAGCCGACCGACCGCGTTCTGCGCTTCCTCGCCGAAGCCGGCGTTACAACGCGCGACGCCAAGAGCAACCCGGAAAAGGCGAAGCCGGGCAAGAAGGCTCAGGAGCGCGCTGCCGAGAAGGCACAGAAGGCTGCTGACGCCGCCGCTGCTGCTTCTGAATAA
- the rimM gene encoding ribosome maturation factor RimM (Essential for efficient processing of 16S rRNA) — MTKLQNPVLMATIGAAQGLKGEVRARAYTSDPTALGDYGHLHSMDGRSFEVLEIREAKNVVVVRLRGVNDRDAAEALNGLELYIERDNLPDDELDNDEFFYTDLEGLEAVDDKGTGYGTVSGIYDFGAGDLLELKGPGKRPVLIPFSETAVLEIDLEGGKILIDPMAAGLIDNPDDLIGKPPKPEKPEGKTKK, encoded by the coding sequence ATGACGAAACTGCAAAACCCGGTATTGATGGCGACCATCGGCGCGGCACAGGGCCTCAAAGGCGAGGTACGCGCCCGTGCCTATACTTCGGACCCCACAGCGCTTGGCGATTACGGCCACCTGCACAGCATGGACGGCCGCAGCTTCGAGGTTCTGGAAATCCGCGAAGCCAAGAACGTGGTGGTGGTGCGCTTGCGCGGCGTCAACGACCGCGATGCCGCCGAAGCGCTGAATGGCCTGGAGCTCTACATCGAGCGCGACAACCTGCCTGATGATGAACTCGATAACGACGAATTCTTCTACACCGATCTCGAAGGGCTGGAAGCTGTCGACGACAAGGGCACCGGCTACGGCACGGTCAGCGGCATCTATGATTTCGGCGCCGGCGACCTCCTGGAGCTGAAGGGTCCGGGCAAGCGTCCGGTCCTGATCCCCTTCTCAGAAACGGCCGTTCTCGAAATCGATCTCGAAGGCGGCAAGATTCTGATCGATCCAATGGCCGCAGGCCTGATCGACAATCCCGACGATCTCATCGGCAAGCCGCCGAAGCCGGAAAAGCCGGAAGGCAAGACGAAGAAGTAA
- the trmD gene encoding tRNA (guanosine(37)-N1)-methyltransferase TrmD: MSFRATILTLYPEMFPGHLGTSLAGKAMERGQWALDTVQIRDFATDRHRTVDDTPAGGGAGMVLKPDVLARAIDHAGENDSRPRLLMSPRGKPLTQQRVRELAAGDGVIIVCGRFEGVDQRVIDGRGLEEVSIGDYILSGGEPAALILLDAIVRILPGVMGNDLSGLHESFEGGLLEHPHYTRPQIWEGHEIPAVLTSGNHAAIAKWQKEQAEQLTRERRPDLLEKKAEK, from the coding sequence ATGAGTTTCCGGGCGACCATCCTGACGCTTTATCCCGAGATGTTTCCCGGCCATCTCGGCACGTCGCTTGCCGGCAAGGCGATGGAGCGTGGTCAGTGGGCGCTGGACACCGTGCAGATTCGCGATTTCGCCACGGATAGGCACCGCACCGTCGACGACACGCCCGCCGGCGGCGGCGCCGGCATGGTGCTGAAGCCGGACGTGCTTGCCCGCGCCATCGACCATGCCGGCGAAAACGACAGCCGCCCGCGCCTGCTGATGAGCCCGCGCGGCAAGCCGCTGACGCAACAGCGCGTGCGTGAGCTCGCGGCAGGTGACGGCGTCATCATCGTCTGCGGCCGTTTCGAAGGCGTCGACCAGCGTGTCATCGACGGCCGCGGCCTCGAGGAAGTCTCGATCGGCGACTACATCCTCTCCGGCGGCGAGCCAGCGGCGCTGATCCTGCTCGACGCCATCGTCCGCATCCTGCCCGGCGTCATGGGCAACGATCTTTCCGGCCTGCATGAAAGCTTCGAAGGCGGCCTGCTGGAGCATCCGCATTATACGCGCCCGCAGATCTGGGAAGGCCATGAGATCCCCGCCGTGCTCACCTCAGGCAACCACGCGGCAATCGCCAAATGGCAGAAGGAGCAGGCCGAACAGCTGACACGGGAACGCCGGCCGGATCTGTTGGAAAAAAAGGCTGAGAAATAG
- a CDS encoding DUF1801 domain-containing protein, giving the protein MAKDNATEAEQTVPASQLIDQRIQELADWRGKTLARVRALIKQAEPEVVEEWKWRGVPVWSHAGIICTGETYKSVVKLTFAKGASLDDPAGLFNSSLEGNTRRAIDIRENEEINEEALKTLVRAASALNASSRKKKKSG; this is encoded by the coding sequence ATGGCAAAAGACAACGCGACGGAAGCGGAACAGACAGTTCCCGCTTCCCAGCTGATCGATCAGAGAATTCAGGAACTGGCCGACTGGCGCGGCAAGACGCTTGCCCGGGTCCGCGCCCTCATCAAGCAGGCCGAGCCTGAAGTCGTCGAGGAATGGAAGTGGCGCGGCGTTCCCGTATGGTCGCATGCCGGCATCATCTGTACCGGCGAGACCTACAAGAGCGTGGTCAAGCTGACTTTTGCAAAGGGCGCCTCGCTGGATGATCCAGCCGGCCTCTTCAATTCGAGCCTTGAGGGCAATACGAGGCGCGCGATCGACATTCGCGAGAATGAAGAGATAAATGAGGAAGCGCTGAAGACGCTCGTTCGCGCCGCATCTGCCCTGAATGCATCGAGCCGGAAAAAGAAGAAAAGCGGCTGA